The nucleotide window AATACTTTAGGGTGCTTGATGTTGGCACAGGTTCACttccacaacaattttttttaatgaatgtgacCTAAAGCATCTGATTTTCCAACAAGTCCTCAAAAGTAGATGGACACCttcctaaacaaataaaacataaactattatattcatgtatttttgaTTCATTGAAAAAATGATCTTATAACATCTGCCTCTGGCAAAACTAAGTGAATCATGTTCTCAGTATTTGGTGTGACCCTTTTGTACATCAATAACTGCAACTAAACATCTGCAGTAACTGTTAATAAGTCCCGTACATCGACATTTAGCCCATTCCTCCATACAGAACAGTCCAGCTCTTTTGATGTTGGTGTTTTTCTTGTATGAACTAGTTGCTTTAGGGCTTTCTATTACATTTCAATTAGattaaggtcaggactttgaATTGACCATTCCAGAATATTCACTGTTTTTTCTACTTTAACCATTCTTTACAGTTCACAGACAGATGAATCCTCCTCTAGAATTCTCTGGTATGGTTCAGAATTTATCATCAGTGAAAAGCAGTCCAGGCCCAAAGCAGAACACTCCCTCTACCATGTTTCACAGATGGGATAATGTTCTCGGTGAAATGtagtgtttttctttctccaaatgtaacacatttaaaccaaaaagtTCTCTTTTGGCTTTGTCCGTTCACAAAACATTCTTCCTGttttctttcacgatcctttccaacgactagcactgcacgatgcatgaatgagtgatgtacatacagcagcgttctgctctatgccgaggggagggggagaacgacggagtggcaccctgctgtgcgctctacccccttcccttgcattaggatcgttagtcgtctgtagatccgccaggacagttgtttggaCAATaaacgactggcgctgtacacatgccatatTCTCGGCCCTGAGCTCATTATCGGGGgaaaaccattggacgtgtgtacgtagtttaagtGAGACAGGCCTTACTTAGACATTACCATGTGTTCCCTTGTAAACACTCtcttttacacttttacacttcTCTTTGGGTTATCTTTGAGGTATTCCCTCCATTTATACACAATCTGACTGCTAATTGTCCAAAGTCCAAACTCTTTAGAAATGGCCTTCTATGGTGCTCTGTTCAGCTTTATGGGCAGCAACAACTTTCCCTGTTCTTTAAATAAAGCAGGGTCTCTAACTGATACCTGGTTGTCATCCCATTGATTGAAACCATCAGACTCTGATTACCTTCAAATTTTATGAGGATCctaaggatttttttaattttgtgaacGCAGATAGGTTATTGGATCATTTTTTCAATAAGTATGTGAccaaatataattgttttattttgtttgtttaactaggtttttTCATCTACATTTAGGACTGAAAATTAGATGACATTTTAGGTCACATTAATAAACAAATGTAGAAAATTGGGTAACCTACCTTTCCATTTCAGTCTGCAGCAACTGTAATCTATGTAATTTCCTGCTTGTGTGATTGATTCAATGATTTCCCAGAAATCTGCactaaaatacaagtaaaattgTAGGAATCCTCTGTGTTCAGTTTAGGTTTTGGTGATAAAttccctaaaatgtaattacttctAAATGGATGCAGATACTGCAGCTTCCCTCAATAAATAATATGAAGTGTATTGACTGAGTTGAACCAACCAGATACTCCTGTTCAGGATTTAGCAAAGGACGTGGTGTCATTGATAATTCTTCAGAACAGGTAGAGGTAGGAATCTGCTGCAAAGTTTTTAACCCCAAGTACCCAGagggaaagttgtttttttgtgttttttttaagaagtgcatattaatttttctacatttgttatATGAGTTATTATAGGCTTTGGAGTCTGGGATACAATTAAGTAATGGTGACCCTTCGACTCTTAAAAGCCCAGAGGAAACAAGAATTTTGCCGGAGTTACTGCACAGTGAAGAATCTAGTGAGCAAAAAGAAATTGAAGACCAAGCCACATGTCACATGCATTTGCTGGCAGAGAGTAATAACATAGCAGATTCTTGTACTGGCATTGAGTCTAAGGATGACAAAGATTCCAATGTTGATTTACAACTCACAGCtaatacaaataaagaagatTCTTCCACACatgaagaaatgaaaacattgaaGCAATCTTCAGATGAGCTGGTAGAATGTCAAAAAGAGTCTGTGCTTGCTAATAATGTCACTGGTGAGGTCAGTACCTCTAGTAGCACGTTGATAACTATTACCGCAATACCTGGTGGTTTTACCTTGTTTGAGCAGCAGCACCATGAATAATGTTGGCTTGCCTATTTCTGTGCTGCAGAATTACTATGTTAACTTTTAACATGTATATGTTAATTGTGGTTTATAAAGACAATAGCAAATATTCCAATTACATGACAAAAGGGAACAATGTAATAGTATAAACAGTTTGTGATAGCAAGGAGAACACTAAAATTCCAAGTCAACAAGAGATACTAGGTTATAGTAAATAATGGTAGGTACAATTTCACTAACCTCCTGTTAAGAACAAGGTGGGTCCATGACTATTGATGGCACATGCTGCGAAAAATCTTACCACAGAAACAGAAAATGACAAAGATGTATtccatttgtaattattttatagggGGATCTCCTTCCAAGACTCAGCTgctatattgaaaacattttctgtagttGTTGTCTTATAGAAGAGATTGACTATAGTAATAAAACTTTCCTAGGTTTCAGggaaaaaaagttgcatttttttatttttctgcaaggAGATTTTAAACTACTCCATACGAAATAGGAATTGTAGTTTTGTCAAAAACAAATGCATGGTTGGTGGAGAAGAGGAAAGCTAGCAATGGAGAATTATTTCCCCCCCCAAAAGCAGAGTCATTTAGGGCTATATGTTTGGCACCTCTAGAGTAGAAGACGCTTTAATGACAACAACCGgaaacttttgttaaaatgattttattatctttagatgtaaacatttttgtatttctcaaaGTATTTTTAAGGTCAAACCATttgcaaatggtaaaaaaaaacttttttgccattttgatcTCTAAGGATTTCTATTCACTACTATACTGTAGACCAAAAACAAGTGAGAGAAATCTTTGCAATGTGGGTGAAATGACCTTAAACAGTTATCACTGAAACATGtctactttgaaaaaaatcctttatatttttgtgttttcaattacaattcaaaatgtttagttatatttttcttactttaaGTTCCCATAACAGTGATCATAATGACAAGTGGGAAGCATAAATGATCTTACatagacacagacagcaatattacTTCATCTAATGCACTTTATTCTCATCCTATTTTTATTACAGGTACAAGAAATGTTGACAGCTGGTTCTAGTTATACTCAAGAGAATGAACATTCGTATGTTAGCAAGGTAATCATGACTCTCCTATGTCTGTATAATGCACACTgatttcacatatattttatacagtcatgagaaaaagaaagtacactttTAATTCAAAGATTTTATCTATAAGAACAACAAAATCAGCTGGTCCCAAAATTTttagccatgtgtgaaaaactgaGTGCACTCGATGATTCAATATATGGTAGAACTACCTCTAGCAGCAATACCTTAATGTAAAAATTTTCTGTAGGACTTTATCAGTTTATATCAGAATTGTGGAGGTAGTTTGGCCCGTTTTCCTTTACAACGTTACTTCAGTTCATTAAGGttttcaaacatttgtttattcATAGCTTCCATAATGTTCTGCAACTGCCTTGATTCTTTTCCACTTGTGAAAAGTCTTTCTCTGTGCagaatgatggacttcatattGTTTGGCCTTACAACCCTCCCCAGGTTAATGGGCAGCAACATTTGCTGTTTTATGACttctttggcattgtgttaacacatgtAGATGCTTCAGACAAGCAAGCTGTCGAAATATCTGTGTTTATAGAGATTGTCACACTTGCTGAAGATCAGTTAATGCACAGAAGTGCATttgattaaactgaaaaaaaaatggcaataactGTAAACCAGTTAAAGTGGAAAAATCCTGTTTATCTTCTGTTTGCTACTTTATAGATTGCTGCTTTTGAGGACATGGACAAGCTTGAATTAAGCCCTAGCTCCAATGAGGCTTCAGATATTGAGGATATGGATACAAACAATGCCTGCAATTCTGACCAAGAATCACCAGGGAAAACCAATGAGGAAGAATCACTTAGTAATGATAAGCTTCATCTGGCAGATCCCTCTGCAGAAGCTGCTGTGTCTTTATTCCACCAGAATGATGACAGAAGCCCTGAAAATGATAGATGCCTGGGAAACGCAGTGGTCATGCAAGTTTCAGATCCTGACACtgaggtatgtaaaaaaaaatgaattttgctgATTTGAGAGATTTTTATAAAGCATGTGTTGTTTTCTTAGTAGGAAAATGAAAATACTGatcccctccctttttttttttattttgaaccaAATCTATTATGGTTTTTCTAGTTTATGCATGTTCAGGTCATTCTTCTTAAGGCATGGGGAATATATGATGATGTATGCTGTTTAGACCTGTTAAAGAAACACTATTTATTCTATGAATAAGGATATACCCATACATGAAGATTAAAAAACATAGGCAAAACTAAATAATAGTATATCCACACTTCCTCCTAATAAATGGTAGAAAGTTTTCAAATAATGAACAGCAATTTATCCTTTtctgaaaacatatatttaatattatgttcCTAATATACGACAACTGAAAGCTGTCATTGTCTATTGCTACTGAAGTATTAGGAATTTGAATGTTTATTGTAATCATAAATCAATATtccaaagtatatattttttattcgaTTCGTCATATTTTACCTTGGCAATGCCCGTGTTGGGTTGGTAGACGTTGGTCAGCCACTAGCCACTAGCTACATATGAGCCAACAAATGCAGGAACGGTATTATGTTTACTTCTCTGACAGCAAGTTATAAACAGATGATTCATATCAATGAGGACCTTACTGTATTACATTGCCCATAAGTTATACGTCTCACTGCTTGTCACTGCCAGTCAGATTACAGTGAGCCTACAATGATATGAAAAGGTATGCAGTCATATATGCCAGAAGTTACAACTACATGGTTGTGCTAGGTGACTGATTCAAAGAAATAAAGCTATTGAGTTTGATGAGAACAAGAAACTTCTGTTTGAAGAGTTAAGAAGGTTCCTTGTTTTTGTTgtgacagttttcttttaaaatgttaggTTAAATTgagaatcattttaaaaataacagaaaaagccAAACACAaagaataatacatataatatgtacCTGTTAATTGGCATGTACCCATCAAGTTTACTAAACCAAATTAGGAAGTCCTGTAGTGGTTAAGTAAAAGATCATTAAAATTCTAAGCAAAGAACAGTTGTTTGCAAGACATTAACCCATTCATAAAGGTTTTCCCCTCAACCTTACAATGGTCAGTCAGCTGACTTGACTGATGCAGTGTGTAATCCCTGAACATTTTGACTAACTTGTCCACATATCGGGTGCAAAGAACTTTTTCAGTGTGTTAGAAAAAATCAGCAGTAAAGCTTGGTACCAAATGTTTAAATGacataaatattgcacgtgttaCTGAAATAGGTCTTAGACATAAGAAATGACtaagaattaaaaattaaaaaagtctgCCTTTATGGTTCTATTTTGATGGCATCTACAGAATTGGTCTGTTTAAAAACTGGGAGATATTATTGTACCAATAGTACCCCAATcgttactttttattattaattatacagtatttatatagcgccatcatattacgcagcgctgtacaaagtccatagttgtgtcactaactgtccctcaaaggagctcacaatctaatgtccctactatagtcatatgtcattaatgtagtctaggtcaatttaggaggaagccaatgaacctaactgcatgtttttgggatgtgggaggaaaccggagtacccggaggaaacccacgcagacacggggagaacctgcaaactccatgcagatagtgtcctggctgggattcgaacctaggacctagcgatgcaaaggccagagtgctaacccctgagccaccgtgctgcccatactTAATAACAAATAATGTCTGCTTgtggtgttttgttttgttttcttttctctggtgGTCGTTACTTTTTTGtggtataaatatgttttgttttttttttttccctagatgAATGGAAATGAAAAGCCAGATGAAATCCTAGCAGGCCAAATTCCACTTCCACCCTGCAACCTTGGTGCTGATAGAATCCACAGCATTCCTGGAGTGTCTGCAGGCCTTCAAGCAAACTGCACAGAAGATGTTGACAGAACTTTGTTTAAGCCTAATAAAGTGGGACATATCTTTGAAATGGATAAGGGAGAAGAGCCATCTGTTAATACATGGACTTTCTGTGATAAGGAAGATAGTCCtcaaattttttctaaaatatttgagGAAGATACAAAATGTTATGGGAAAAAATCATCATCGATTGATTCGGAGGACATTAACACTGCTGACTTGGAAAATCTAGGAGAAAAGTCTTTATTGCCTGCCTCTGAACCCAGTAAGGTTGTCAATTTGGAAAGCCCTGGAGAAAAGTCCTTATTGATTACCTCTACGTCCAGTATGACTGCAGATTTAGAAAGCCCAGATAAAAAAGCTTCAATGCTTGATTCTGAGTTTAGTAGGGCTGCTAATTGGAAAAGCATAGGTGAAAATCCCCCATCGCTTGGTTCTGAGTCCAGTAAGACTGCAGTTTTTGAAAGCCTAGAAGAAAAAGCTTCATTGCTTGCTTCTGAGTCCAGTAAGACTGCAGATTCAGAAAGCCTAGAAGAAAAAGCTTCATTGCTTGGTTCTGAGTCCAGTAAGACTGCAGNNNNNNNNNNNNNNNNNNNNNNNNNNNNNNNNNNNNNNNNNNNNNNNNNNNNNNNNNNNNNNNNNNNNNNNNNNNNNNNNNNNNNNNNNNNNNNNNNNNNNNNNNNNNNNNNNNNNNNNNNNNNNNNNNNNNNNNNNNNNNNNNNNNNNNNNNNNNNNNNNNNNNNNNNNNNNNNNNNNNNNNNNNNNNNNNNNNNNNNNNNNNNNNNNNNNNNNNNNNNNAAAAAGCTTCATTGCTTGGTTCTGAGTCCAGTAAGACTGCAGATTTGGAAAGCCTAGAAGAAAAAGCTTCATTGCTTGGTTCTGAGTCCAGTAAGGCTGCTGATTTGGAAAGCATAGAAGAAAAAACTTCATTGCATGACTTTGAGTCCAGTAACGCAGCAGATTTCGAGTGTACTTCTGTCTTTGAAAAGCTCAGTTTAGAAGCTGTCAGTGAGACATATACAACTCAGATTTCCACACCTGCCGAAAAGCAGGAATTGCAGATGGAAATGCAAATCCATAGCACAGAGAACCTTCATGCTGAAAAAGAAACTATTGACAGTACTATTTTCTCTGATGTTCTGCATACAGAGGATAACTTGGTACCTGATTGTAAGGAAACAGAGAATAGATGTGAGATCCTTGAGGCACCAACTTCAGAGGCAATGAATGAAGTTACTACAATTACTTTAGTTAAAAAATCAGAGTCTGAAAATCCACACGATTCAGATGGTGCCACAAATCTGCCAGTGAGCACGTGTGTTGATGGAAATGTAGATCAGCTACCTGTTATACCAAAGAGTGATGTTACATCAGATGCTGTAAATGTAATGCTTGCTCCTGAGCAGCATGAAAAAAGCACCAAAAAAGAGacacaatgtaaaaaagataCAACCCGAAAGGAAATTTTATCCAAATTAAAACGCATTTGTGCAGGTTCAGGAATTAGCCAACAGACCAGTTCAAATTCTGAAGATGAGGTATTCATTGTCCATGAAAAACCTGGTAAATGGCACACAGGGGAGCAAAAGAAGCAGGCAGATGTCAAAATAGTGAATTTGTCAAAGCCTGAATTAAACACGATAAGCCTTGCAGAAAACACCAGTAAAACTCAGGAGAACCAAACTGCCAAATCTGAAATTCCTAAAGAGAAAATGTTGCAGGAAATTGCATCAAATAATATATCTATAGCGTCAGTCCAACCTGTTATTTCTCAGGAAACCGAACCGTTGGTTTCTCAGGATAAATGCAGAACCCCACCTTATGATGATTTCACCGATAACATGGATCAGGATTCTGTCCAGGACCCGTCTGAGATCTGTTGCATATTAAATACTGGAAGTATAAGTAAAGAGCAGTATGATCGTTGGTCAGACACCTCAGATGAAGACATTGAATTTTTACAAGCTTATAAGGAACCTCTAACACGCCTAACAAGTGAATATTTCCAAGAGGAATGTCATGAGTTCCCCAGTTCTCcaacagaagagcttacattctacaATGAAGTGAGCCGTTcaagaaaagcaaaacattttaaaaggcaaTCTGGCCCCAGTGCTTCATTGTGGGAGAAAGATGAGTATGTGTCAAGATACCATAGAAACAGCAGTTATCCCAGCCCTAAAAGTTATGGAAGTCTGATCATAACTAAAAAGTTAAATGATGTTGGAAGGACTTGGCCCACAGTGCACAAGGAGAGTGTTTGTGTTGGCAGATCTGAACTTGACAGCATATTTGCTAATCGAAGAATGGTATCAAATGACCTCACTCAAAAGACGCTGGATATGGAGCATTTGCGTTTTATGTGCagtttaaaagacattttaagaaAATCATCCACAGATGTTCATGTCTCTGAGCCTCCCTTTCAGACACTGTTTGATTCAAGGAGCGTTCCAGGCAGTTCAGGTTCCAGAAGTAAATGTAGAAGCCCTCTTCTTATTACAGTCCATTGTCAACAGCAAAGGAGAGATTACAGGGGGCATGACAACTTGTTTCCAAGCAGCTATTATGGCCATCCCTACTATGAGGATGAGCTAAGGGACAAGCCTGCATATTATTCTAGGACTTCAAAAAAGTTAAGAACCCATAGCTATTCGTCTCCTTATCATTTTAATCGGTTGAGGTATGAGAGCACTCTGGATAAACCAAATAGTGATATCTCTGTGATTATTAAGGAGTGCACTCATGCCAATCACCTTAAGCTGAGTCGTGTTGGCTTAAGTAGCACTGCCACAGAGAGGACCTCTACCTATCCTGTGCCAGAAGAGAGTGACTGGCAAACAAGATGGACACTTGACTCCACTTCCACAAAATCACAGACTGTTGGGAATATTATTTCTGATCTGTGCACTAACCTGCACAGTAGATTGCACGGTGTGGCAAGAGAGTCTACATgtaaaaactgttatttttatCTTAGCAAGAACAATGATGATGACGATAATGATGATTTCTTCTCATTAACAAAGGTAATGTTCAGATTGCTTTCATTTAAACATTGATTGTGTACTAACCACGCATGAGCAGCTACATTTTCATTATACATTGTAGGACATGcacaatattttgatgtttttgatttgaagtttttttattttcagcacaaAAGCTAACTTTGCAGAGGGTCATGCCAGTTGGCTGTCACCTGTACAAGTATCTCAGTTGGTAGAACTATGCCTCTgtcccctctattcctgttctggtgacaatccTCAAAtaatgtacaggttgacaatcgaaaatccagccatcgataatctggatccttcagttttccggcatgaatagCCCTTGCATTCTCACAGAGAAAGAAGCTGATTCCTTTTAGGTGGCGCcaatacattataattacaggaaattcaaaaatcctgaatttttggAAGTTTGGCACTCCTCAGGACCAGAAGTTGCAGCATTTTTGAATGGCAacctgtatatactcaaatataaacagagaTTTTCTGAATGCTTTCAGAAAAATAGGAGCCACCTAATGACAtatcctggaactgcatttgacTCTGTTTTAACAGATGGGAGCTGTCAAAGTCAAttattctgtgttgtgaaatCTTAACAGGACagaatttgaaataattttctttgttcaTGTGTATTTGATAGCTTATGCAtgaaataatcaatcaatacacttcaccatttgcatgaaaaacccttgagcctcaaacctctttctttttttctctacccatttatttgtatacaatacGTGGAGGTGGCTCACTGTAACTAACCTACACATTTATAACAGTGAGGAAGAGTAGAACACATCTATACAAATGTGcta belongs to Pyxicephalus adspersus chromosome 2, UCB_Pads_2.0, whole genome shotgun sequence and includes:
- the TASOR2 gene encoding protein TASOR 2 encodes the protein MQSMQNLKANSEKHETILEPADGRNLLEAKLQDVNVDSSVGQSNEDKESNLSNAHLVSTGSNGSELGMREEESCFINGTKASSFGENQTNVKFSNNENLSSFTSLEHDSNTALLENGKALESGIQLSNGDPSTLKSPEETRILPELLHSEESSEQKEIEDQATCHMHLLAESNNIADSCTGIESKDDKDSNVDLQLTANTNKEDSSTHEEMKTLKQSSDELVECQKESVLANNVTGEVQEMLTAGSSYTQENEHSYVSKIAAFEDMDKLELSPSSNEASDIEDMDTNNACNSDQESPGKTNEEESLSNDKLHLADPSAEAAVSLFHQNDDRSPENDRCLGNAVVMQVSDPDTEMNGNEKPDEILAGQIPLPPCNLGADRIHSIPGVSAGLQANCTEDVDRTLFKPNKVGHIFEMDKGEEPSVNTWTFCDKEDSPQIFSKIFEEDTKCYGKKSSSIDSEDINTADLENLGEKSLLPASEPSKVVNLESPGEKSLLITSTSSMTADLESPDKKASMLDSEFSRAANWKSIGENPPSLGSESSKTAVFESLEEKASLLASESSKTADSESLEEKASLLGSESTSLLGSESSKTADLESLEEKASLLGSESSKAADLESIEEKTSLHDFESSNAADFECTSVFEKLSLEAVSETYTTQISTPAEKQELQMEMQIHSTENLHAEKETIDSTIFSDVLHTEDNLVPDCKETENRCEILEAPTSEAMNEVTTITLVKKSESENPHDSDGATNLPVSTCVDGNVDQLPVIPKSDVTSDAVNVMLAPEQHEKSTKKETQCKKDTTRKEILSKLKRICAGSGISQQTSSNSEDEVFIVHEKPGKWHTGEQKKQADVKIVNLSKPELNTISLAENTSKTQENQTAKSEIPKEKMLQEIASNNISIASVQPVISQETEPLVSQDKCRTPPYDDFTDNMDQDSVQDPSEICCILNTGSISKEQYDRWSDTSDEDIEFLQAYKEPLTRLTSEYFQEECHEFPSSPTEELTFYNEVSRSRKAKHFKRQSGPSASLWEKDEYVSRYHRNSSYPSPKSYGSLIITKKLNDVGRTWPTVHKESVCVGRSELDSIFANRRMVSNDLTQKTLDMEHLRFMCSLKDILRKSSTDVHVSEPPFQTLFDSRSVPGSSGSRSKCRSPLLITVHCQQQRRDYRGHDNLFPSSYYGHPYYEDELRDKPAYYSRTSKKLRTHSYSSPYHFNRLRYESTLDKPNSDISVIIKECTHANHLKLSRVGLSSTATERTSTYPVPEESDWQTRWTLDSTSTKSQTVGNIISDLCTNLHSRLHGVARESTCKNCYFYLSKNNDDDDNDDFFSLTKSLLIKDGYTPIEPQEFCDRQEAESNTLLVIIRNEDVSSQIHKVPCLLQLKLLPNVTFAGVDTPEDLSESVHQDLFQMGGFVVSDKGLLENITIGKLKEVLTILEKMNRTSAWKWFIHYGEFRKLKEDKRTESVSRLKIPLLKSYQQSNVIEILPYHRCDSRTKDLSSDLKCLLGLQSQHIHSRLAVYLSVMPSTETEEFEHNGFLVYDVDTFIRRIQKVDAQLQSSFWL